The Nocardia sp. NBC_00508 nucleotide sequence GCAGGATTACCGCGCGATGATATTCCGCCGCGATCGGCCACGCCGGGTCACCACTGCGTTCAGCGGCCCACACGCAGCGCTCGGCGGCCAGCCCGGCGAGATCGAGGTAGCCGTACCGGTAGGCGATCGATGACGCGCTGTTATAGGCATAGGCGAGCGTCGAATAGATCGCCGCCAGGCGATGCTCGGAAGGCTCGTCGCCTGCGAGCACATGCAAACCGTGGATCACGTCCGGCAGTTCGGCGATGCGGTCACCGTACCGACCCCGGTGCCTGCTCTCCCGGACCCGATGCAGCGCCCCAGTCAAATCCTCGAACCTCACTGGCCCGGTGAGTGGTTCATCGTCGAACGCCAGGATCGAGCGTCGCAGTCCAGGGATGGCGGCGTGTGCCGCAGTGTCGACGCGCACTGGGGCATAGGGCTGCCCGGTCAGAGCTTCGACGTTCACACCCAGCGCTCGGGCCACGGCCGCGATGAACGCGGGCGAGGCGGGGCGGTCGCCTCGCTCGACCTTGCGCAGCAGCGACATCGACACGTTCGCCTTCTGCGCAAGCTGTGGCTGTGTGAGCCGAGCGAGCTTGCGCGCCCTGGCGGTACGTTCCCCGATCCCGGCGTCGTCCATGTCTCCACGGTGACACAGGTTGTGGCCGTTCGCAGTCAGCTCGGCAGACAAGGTGGATACCGGCCTCGCCGCCGGGTTGATCCGATCCTTCATCGGTTCCCCGGCGGCGGGTGCCTTACCAATGGCAGGCGATCAGGAGGGGTGAAGCGGTGGGATTCAACTGGTGGAGGGAAGCCGAGCCGGATGACACATCGGCGCAGGCAATCATCGACCGAGTGCAGGACGAGTGGCGAGCTGAACGCCGCCGCGAGCGTATCCGGGCTGAGCAGCCGACCGAGCCCGCCGACGCTCGGCTA carries:
- a CDS encoding helix-turn-helix domain-containing protein gives rise to the protein MDDAGIGERTARARKLARLTQPQLAQKANVSMSLLRKVERGDRPASPAFIAAVARALGVNVEALTGQPYAPVRVDTAAHAAIPGLRRSILAFDDEPLTGPVRFEDLTGALHRVRESRHRGRYGDRIAELPDVIHGLHVLAGDEPSEHRLAAIYSTLAYAYNSASSIAYRYGYLDLAGLAAERCVWAAERSGDPAWPIAAEYHRAVILLYSGAYAGGLRIVERAYAASEKLPTTPEVLAVRGALHLRGSILSARALDADTANAHLQEARRIGEAISSDRYQEYGTRFDLPNVDIHFVAVPVELSDGTTAVSRAGQVRLPASVAPSRAGHHWIDVSRAWLLHGDKQRALTSLEQARKIAPELTRNHPQVHETVRVLARARRSADALANFAKWANVK